The region GGGTCGTCGACCCGCGCACCCTGGCCCCGGCCGACGTGAGCCAACTGTCCTTCGCCAACGCGCAGTTCCGCCCCGACTTCGCCTCGTTCAGCGATGCGCAGCGGGCCGCGGCCGCCGCCAACCAGAAGACCCTCGCCGTGTACGGGGGCGAGGGGTTCACGTACGACCCGAAGCTGCGCGGCCGACTGCACCGGGTGACCGTGCCGGTGCTGGTCGTCTGGGGCGAGGAGGACGGCATAGCGCCCCTGAAGTACGGGCGCGGCTACGCCGACTCGTTCCCCGACGGCCACTTCGCCCCGATCCCCGATGCCGGGCACTTCCCGCAGATCGAGCAGATGGGACGCACTCTCGGAGCAATCGGGGACTTCGTCAGCACGATCGTCAAGCCCGACGCGTCGGCCTGACCGCGTCGTACCCCTGCCCGTTCCGTTCCGCCCCGCTCGCCGTGATGCAACGTACGCACGGTCACCCCGGCGAGCGAGGAGACCTGACCCGCGGAGCAGCCCACGCATCTGCCCTTTCGTCCGACCTCAGCCTCAAGCCTGACGTAAGGGGAGGGTCAACCGGCTCGCGTCCGAGGGGTGCGCGTGGTGCCGGATCCCGTTTGCCGGGGGAGGAGCGCCGCCGCGGCCAGGCCGCCGAGGCCGAAGACCGCCAGGGTGATCATCGCGGCGGCGTAGGCGCCCTTGGTGAGGCCGGCGACGAGGATGGTGCCGGCGATGGCCGTGCCGAAGGACGAGCCGAGATTCGACACGCTTCGGGACAGGCCCGAGATCTCTCCCTGCTGTTCTTCGGGGAAACTCGACTGTACGACGTTGACGGACGGGGTCAGCATGACGCCCAGTCCGAGTCCGATGAGGAGGAGACCGGGGACGAAGGCCCAGGCGGTGGAGAAACTCCCGGCCAGGGCGACCAGCGCGACCACGCCGACGACGGAGACGGCGAAACCGGTCATGACGAGGGTGCGTTGAGAGTGCCGGCCGGCCAGGCGCTCGGCGGACAGGGACGTGACCAGCAGGCCCAGTGTGGCCGCCGTGAAAATGACTCCGGTCTGGATGGCGTCGTAGCCGCGTACCACTTGCAGATAGGCCGCCACCGTGAACGACGTCCCCATGAGCAGCAGCCACTGGATGTTCTGGGTGACGAGTCCGAGGTTGGAGGTGCGGTTGTGGAAGAGGCGGAGGGACAGCAGCGGTTCCCGGCCGGATGCTTCCCTGGCGCGCACCGAGTGGAAGAACCACCAGAGCACGAGTGCGCCCAGGACCAGCAGGGCGACCATGAGCCAGATGTTGTTGTCCGCGGCCAGGATGCCCATGACGACGAGGACGAGGCCGACGGCTGAGAGCACCGCCCCGACGATGTCGAAGGAACGGGTGGGATCCGGGGGCAGCGGGTCCTCGATGCGACGGCTGAGCACGACGATCACCGCGATCACCAGGGCCTGGAACACGAAGGCCGCGCGCCAGCTGATCGCGGTGGTGATGAGTCCGCCGATCAGTGGCCCCGCGGCGGCCCCGACACCGCCCAGCGCCATGACTACGCCGAACGCGCGGGCGCGCGAGGTGACGTCCGGGTAGAGGAGGGTCGTGAGGATGTAGACGGGCGGGATGAGCAGCGCGGTGCCGATGCCTTCGAGGATCGAGTTGCCGAGAATCAGAACGCCGAGTGCCGGGGCGGCCGCGCTCAGCAGGGCACCGATCGCGTAGACGACGAGGCCGGTCAGGAAACAGCGCTTGCGGCCGTAGCGGTCGGTCAGCTTGCCGCCGGGGATCATCAGCGCCGCCATCACCAACAGGAAGATCGTGATCGCCACCTGGACGCCTTGGACGGTGGTGTCCAGGTCCTCGCTGATGTCGTTGATCATCACGTTCATGTTGGAGCCGGCGAAGCTGCAGATGAACTGGGCGAGGGCGAGGGCGGCAAGCACATGTCTGTGTCCTGTCGGCTGTGCGGGCCCGGTCGTCTCAACCACCTGTACCGCCCCCGCCCGCGTCCTCGTCGGGCGCCGTGAGGCCATGGGTCGCCGGATGCCCGTGGTCGCCGTATCGCGGTCCGGTCTCCGCCTTCTCCAGCTCTTCGTCGAGCGCCATGGCCGCGGTGACCAGGGCGAGGTGGGTGAATGCCTGGGGGAAGTTCCCGAGTTGCTCGCCCGAGGGGCCGATCTCCTCGGCGAAGAGGCCGACGTGGTTGGCGTAGGTGAGCATCTTGTCGAAGGCGTGGCGGGCCTGGAGGAGCCTGCCGCTGCGGGCGAGCGCCTCCACATAGAAGAAGCTGCACAGGTTGAAGGTGCCCTCCGAGCCGCGCAGGCCGTCGGGGGATGCCTTCGGGTCGTACCGGTAGACGAGGCTGTCACTCACGAGTTCCTCGTCCATGGCGTCCAGGGTGCTGATCCAGTCCGGATCGTGGGGCGAGACGAAGCCGACCTTCGGCATGAGCAGGAGTGAGGCGTCCAGGACATCGGTGTCGTAGTGCTGCACGAATGCCCCCCGCTTGTCGTGCCAGCCGCGTTCGACGATCTGGCGGAAGACCGTGTCCCGCGCACCTGTCCAGCGAGCGACGTCGGCCGGGCGGGAGAAGTCGGTGGCCGCGCGGACGCCGCGGTCGAACGCCACCCATGTCATCAGCCGGCTGTAGGTGAAGTTCTGACGGCCGCCACGGGTCTCCCAAATGCCTTCGTCCGGCTGGTCCCAGTTGTCGGCGAGCCAGTCCAGGACGTCGCTCAGCGCCTTCCATCCGCGGATCGCACCGATGTCACCGCCCACGATCAGTGCGTCCAAGGCCTCACCGTAGATGTCGAGTTGCAACTGGTCGGCCGCCGCGTTGCCCGCCCGCACCGGACGGGACCCCTGGTAGCCCTCCAGGTGGTCGAGGGCCTCTTCGGTCAGGTGGGGGTCTCCGTCGACGCGGTACATGATCTGCAGGGGGTCCGCCGAGGTGCCGCCTCCGGACTCGATGCGCTCGCGCAGCCAGCGGCGGAAGGCGTGCGCCTCCTCCTGGAAGCCCAGGTCCATCAACGCCCTGACGGACAGCGCCGCGTCACGGATCCACGTGTAGCGGTAGTCCCAGTTGCGCTCACCGCCGATCTGCTCGGGCAGTCCCATGGTGGCAGCGGCGATGGGTGCCCCGGTGGGGGCGTACGTGAGCAGCTTGAGCGTGATCGCCGAGCGGTTCACGATGTCCTGCCAGCGGCCTCGGTAGGCGCAGGAACGCAGCCACGACAGCCAGAAGGCGCGGCACGTCTCGAATGCGTCGGCGACTGCTTCCAGGGAGGGGCGCTGCGGGGCGGGATCGCCGCTTGCCGTGCTGGTCAGCACCACCGC is a window of Streptomyces mirabilis DNA encoding:
- a CDS encoding glycoside hydrolase family 15 protein, producing MNRYPPIAEHGMVGDLQTVALVSSGGTIDWWCTPRFDSPSLFASLLDSERGGHCRLAAQSPDPDGDGMTVRQLYLSDTAILVTRFMAPGGVGEVADFMVPVDSSEPTDAHCLVRVARVVRGSLPFALTCRPRFDYGRASHTLSQNDDHSALFHGPGRDLHLQSTTGVALRADGDDITARFTLSAGQTAAVVLTSTASGDPAPQRPSLEAVADAFETCRAFWLSWLRSCAYRGRWQDIVNRSAITLKLLTYAPTGAPIAAATMGLPEQIGGERNWDYRYTWIRDAALSVRALMDLGFQEEAHAFRRWLRERIESGGGTSADPLQIMYRVDGDPHLTEEALDHLEGYQGSRPVRAGNAAADQLQLDIYGEALDALIVGGDIGAIRGWKALSDVLDWLADNWDQPDEGIWETRGGRQNFTYSRLMTWVAFDRGVRAATDFSRPADVARWTGARDTVFRQIVERGWHDKRGAFVQHYDTDVLDASLLLMPKVGFVSPHDPDWISTLDAMDEELVSDSLVYRYDPKASPDGLRGSEGTFNLCSFFYVEALARSGRLLQARHAFDKMLTYANHVGLFAEEIGPSGEQLGNFPQAFTHLALVTAAMALDEELEKAETGPRYGDHGHPATHGLTAPDEDAGGGGTGG
- a CDS encoding MFS transporter, which gives rise to MLAALALAQFICSFAGSNMNVMINDISEDLDTTVQGVQVAITIFLLVMAALMIPGGKLTDRYGRKRCFLTGLVVYAIGALLSAAAPALGVLILGNSILEGIGTALLIPPVYILTTLLYPDVTSRARAFGVVMALGGVGAAAGPLIGGLITTAISWRAAFVFQALVIAVIVVLSRRIEDPLPPDPTRSFDIVGAVLSAVGLVLVVMGILAADNNIWLMVALLVLGALVLWWFFHSVRAREASGREPLLSLRLFHNRTSNLGLVTQNIQWLLLMGTSFTVAAYLQVVRGYDAIQTGVIFTAATLGLLVTSLSAERLAGRHSQRTLVMTGFAVSVVGVVALVALAGSFSTAWAFVPGLLLIGLGLGVMLTPSVNVVQSSFPEEQQGEISGLSRSVSNLGSSFGTAIAGTILVAGLTKGAYAAAMITLAVFGLGGLAAAALLPRQTGSGTTRTPRTRAG